The following proteins are co-located in the Acipenser ruthenus chromosome 35, fAciRut3.2 maternal haplotype, whole genome shotgun sequence genome:
- the LOC117970172 gene encoding uncharacterized protein LOC117970172 isoform X2, protein MNHSPQEQRHWDQKLNRQTQQQNSYVSFIHEQPDSYYLETQHKTQQQTAQLYQEPEPQNFLFQNNTNHAPIQHHTNHAPIQHHTNHAPIQHHTNHAPMFKTEQQGIYKPQPDRNQQLQEHCQNNPEPKRKQLHPNHQDPHIQTQRQKEQLRLEAKRLRERESYHKNPESKRLRERERYHKNLEAKRLQQRERYQQNSEAKRLQQRERYHQNSEAKRLQQRERYHQNSEAKRLQQQECCQQNAATKRLWERESYKHDPKPKRLRECETYKHHAEPKRNSEKSKHAENPALQTTAKKRLYHQNLNKKNICYKVKQLVNTYKRKNILRLQRQKQYYITRLVRSLKGRSHASKLMTATYLVDLSIEVSLKMQNNLQRQFTALQSSTCVFLKQIQAQDNVSQQAEMICGPSQHTSHTEAYFWEGTYNSTVLSCIPIDEKGQCHIFPDVPLKKDKKHAQPQPLSQEDNSEEHGQPKENQSTHKWQCHKNICQIDLSTALVPCVLDILESIVSEDPKHARTFMDTFDDCANEAFHSSNKAGHPISCYMYRSTCKSSLRYLRTLGCHFPRVRKLVHNIYSVVTVYRQITSLQKALEDGDEHTMTELCKPYLNTPDVHPQEHPEFLLSDASILTKYHAQFLTYTQLSADTPKHACASCDKLCHRRECVQIATMQTTPDNDKWLNLMVYLDRTNTPAQYVCHYCLQKFRTNKLPPRCVLNQMAVPRIPTEISCLNDYEKILIQRGKAFQTVSRISPVSSSKRLPHQQRVQKMHGRTFHLPLPLQETLSKLPPPNQALPDDMELHILVCGAPTKSKTVLEDIVDLNKVYNALQKLKEINPFYKDISLPQNSVNLLSNHNLNVFQCHSDNEDQGEDEITVKATTKEQPHPKEPLLCKVEPEEEAVIYRNYTIHPIHSERKKGTATALYQMLHIQDDALEDWEKKLDLLCFPDLYTHGIHGMHAERMPRLNPTEFVKARLQSCHAQFRLNQQYIFHLQHEANLRQINGGFYHKLKMHHPQERMTAARWLQQMSNDNLESDLTTIYSRLKNTPQYWRKPRNNVDAMTQAYGAATWFVTLSPAEWTWTDLGQYIKEVNGPGFANLPISELVAQDPVSASRFMHNKFLAILNFITSPNGPLGKVTHYFWRREYQGRGMQHFHMLLWVEDAPLIGVSPNSQIAKYIHEHVTCAIPNDLIAPVLRDRVLKWQQHKCNKYCLRSKKTPNKVVTVCRFGFPRKEQTMVVIRDVAEAIAGRKGLNPHSRLYDLPRSSTEVRTNDYNPAILLAWEGNMDIQFIGEQSTALNRCITKYLSKPEKSYPFSIMNDINSNKSLTSRLWNVVLRSLSNRECGALEAADNLLGLPLYGTDPQTTIKWIDVSKVSSRRLKSKENIDMLAKESPDSTDIYFPSWIDSYYPKRPEALQDMSLYDFIAWHDVVTEKPKNENIPCYMFPFGYIKKRRIPYLINHYHYSVQDCPEDYFYAILLLFKPWKDRRDILSEGCHSYVEAFRACKDNLQKAMAYHDQLQQIAAADEEVTRLVEKKQKEIEAEEDNDILTEEPENPVCFAPLQAAEAVAEFRDVAAQPLLQNVQDMLTRLNKDQQRVFDHIAKTLQQQTETNASILRMFVSGTGGTGKTFLIQTVAAWVRQSLGKEVAITAPTGVAAHNINGMTIRRLLMLPVEHGKTPVYRNLSDEVLQCLRTDMRDVTLLIIDEVSMITNVTLLYIHLRLCEIFQTANTDDGWFGKINILLLGDLLQLPPVHENPPYVPVTQEELHKLTGSMGSVDLWNLFAYDELTINMRQKQDRTFENLLNRARLGATNQADHRLLTSHLIPMERGDLSSYKKQIIKHMKDLDAKDPSSTCIMPTVDACNQIQTAILDSMPGEDIHLMAIDTVDCPRNFRRNVLKKMNACKADCSRAAGLETIIRVKIGCKLMLRKNIDIATGLINGAIGKLQAVSYHLENTSMVKTITIKFNNGVTHTFERMRSKFEIMDRVYIVREQFPVVGAHAITIHKCQGMTLNTVMMDLGNSIFSCGQSFVALSRVTSLSGVHLINFDPTCIKALQTAVVEYNRLRGIYWPTLISMKETNTHKGQKDCLILVKAKEQRWSLFTLDRRRF, encoded by the coding sequence ATGAATCACAGTCCGCAGGAACAACGTCATTGGGaccaaaaactaaacagacaaacTCAACAACAGAACAGTTACGTCTCATTTATTCACGAACAGCCAGATTCGTATTACTTGGagacacagcacaaaacacaacagcagacAGCACAACTTTATCAAGAACCAGAGCCGCAGAACTTTCTATTCCAGAACAACACCAATCATGCTccaatacaacaccacaccaatcatgccccaatacaacaccacaccaatcatgctccaatacaacaccacaccaatcatgccccaatgtttaaaacagaacagcaaggaATTTACAAACCACAGCCAGACCGAAACCAACAACTGCAGGAACATTGCCAAAATAACCCAGAACCAAAacgaaaacaattacatcccaaccATCAGGACCCACATATCCAAACACAAAGGCAAAAAGAACAGCTTCGATTAGAAGCAAAGAGACTTCGGGAGCGCGAAAGCTACCATAAAAACCCAGAGTCAAAGAGACTTCGGGAGCGCGAAAGATACCATAAAAACttagaggcaaagcgacttcaacagcgggaacgttaccaacaaaactcagaggcaaagcgacttcaacagcgggaacgttaccatcaaaactcagaggcaaagcgacttcaacagcgggaacgttaccatcaaaactcagaggcaaagcgacttcaacagcaGGAATGTTGCCAACAAAACGCAGCGACAAAGCGACTTTGGGAGCGAGAATCCTACAAACACGACCCGAAGCCGAAGCGACTTCGGGAGTGCGAAACCTACAAACACCACGCAGAACCAAAAAGAAACAGTGAAAAGTCAAAGCATGCTGAAAATCCTGCTTTACAAACAACTGCAAAGAAAAGACTATACCATCAGaacctaaacaaaaaaaacatttgctacaaagtgaaacaattagtaaacacatacaaaaggaaaaacattttaagacTCCAACGCCAAAAACAATACTACATCACACGACTTGTGAGAAGCTTAAAAGGCAGGAGTCATGCTTCAAAACTCATGACAGCAACATATCTTGTTGACCTTTCCATCGAGGTCTCTTTGAAAATGCAGAACAACCTACAACGTCAGTTTACTGCACTACAAAGCAGCACATGTGTCTTTCTTAAACAAATACAAGCACAGGATAATGTCTCCCAACAAGCAGAGATGATATGTGGCCCAAGTCAACACACATCACACACTGAGGCCTACTTTTGGGAAGGCACATATAATAGCACTGTTCTATCATGCATTCCCATTGATGAAAAAGGCCAATGTCACATTTTCCCTGATGTGCCACTGAAAAAGGACAAAAAACATGCTCAGCCTCAGCCACTGTCACAGGAAGACAACAGTGAAGAACACGGGCAACCAAAGGAAAATCAAAGCACACACAAATGGCAGTGCCATAAAAACATCTGTCAAATTGACTTAAGCACTGCTCTTGTTCCATGTGTACTGGACATCCTTGAGAGCATTGTTTCAGAGGACCCAAAACATGCACGTACATTTATGGACACATTTGATGACTGTGCAAATGAGGCTTTTCACTCATCCAACAAAGCTGGTCATCCCATTAGCTGCTACATGTATAGGAGCACTTGTAAATCATCACTCCGTTACCTCCGTACCCTTGGCTGCCATTTTCCACGTGTAAGAAAACTTGTACATAACATTTATTCTGTGGTTACAGTGTACCGCCAAATAACATCTTTGCAAAAAGCCTTGGAAGATGGTGATGAGCACACTATGACAGAACTGTGCAAACCTTACTTGAACACACCGGACGTGCATCCCCAGGAACATCCAGAGTTTTTACTGAGTGACGCATCCATTCTCACAAAATATCATGCACAATTTCTGACTTACACACAACTCTCCGCTGATACACCAAAACACGCTTGTGCTTCTTGTGACAAGCTGTGCCACAGAAGAGAATGTGTTCAAATAGCTACCATGCAAACAACACCAGACAATGACAAGTGGCTGAATCTCATGGTTTACTTAGATAGAACCAACACACCAGCACAGTATGTCTGCCACTACTGCCTGCAAAAGTTTCGCACCAACAAACTGCCACCCCGATGTGTCCTCAACCAAATGGCCGTCCCCAGGATCCCTACTGAAATTTCATGCCTCAATGATTATGAAAAAATTCTTATTCAACGTGGAAAAGCTTTTCAAACTGTCTCAAGAATATCTCCAGTTTCCAGTAGCAAGAGGTTGCCTCACCAACAGAGAGTTCAGAAAATGCATGGCCGAACCTTTCACCTGCCATTGCCTCTTCAGGAAACACTGAGCAAACTACCCCCGCCAAACCAAGCCTTGCCAGATGACATGGAACTCCACATCCTGGTATGCGGTGCACCAACAAAATCCAAAACTGTTTTGGAAGacattgtggatctcaataaagTGTATAATGCTTTACAGAAGTTGAAGGAAATCAATCCTTTTTACAAAGACATCAGCTTGCCACAAAACTCTGTTAACTTGCTTTCTAATCATAACTTGAATGTATTTCAATGTCATTCTGACAATGAAGACCAAGGTGAAGATGAAATCACTGTCAAAGCAACAACCAAAGAACAACCTCACCCCAAAGAACCTTTATTATGTAAGGTTGAACCGGAGGAAGAGGCTGTCATTTACCGCAATTACACAATACATCCCATacacagtgaaagaaagaaaggtacaGCGACTGCTCTTTACCAAATGCTTCACATACAGGATGACGCTCTGGAAGACTGGGAGAAAAAACTAGACCTCCTGTGTTTCCCAGACCTGTACACTCATGGAATTCATGGAATGCATGCTGAACGGATGCCCCGTTTGAATCCAACAGAGTTTGTCAAAGCTCGCCTTCAGTCATGCCACGCACAATTCAGGCTCAATCAACAGTATATCTTTCACCTGCAGCATGAGGCCAATCTTCGCCAGATTAACGGAGGTTTTTACCACAAGCTGAAGATGCACCATCCCCAGGAACGTATGACTGCAGCACGGTGGTTGCAACAGATGTCAAATGACAACCTTGAATCTGATCTTACCACCATTTACTCCCGTTTAAAGAACACTCCACAATACTGGCGTAAACCAAGAAATAATGTGGATGCTATGACTCAAGCATATGGAGCAGCAACATGGTTTGTCACACTGAGTCCTGCAGAATGGACCTGGACTGACCTGGGACAATACATAAAGGAGGTGAATGGACCAGGCTTTGCAAACTTACCTATCAGTGAACTTGTTGCACAAGATCCTGTCAGTGCATCTCGGTTCATGCACAACAAGTTTCTTGCAATCTTGAATTTTATCACATCTCCAAATGGTCCTCTGGGGAAAGTTACACATTACTTTTGGCGCAGAGAATACCAGGGTCGTGGAATGCAGCACTTCCACATGCTTCTTTGGGTGGAAGACGCACCACTTATTGGTGTTTCCCCCAACTCACAAATTGCAAAGTATATTCATGAACATGTCACCTGTGCCATTCCAAATGACTTGATAGCACCTGTACTCAGAGACCGGGTCTTGAAATGGcagcaacataaatgcaacaAGTACTGTCTAAGATCCAAGAAAACCCCAAACAAGGTGGTGACAGTTTGTCGCTTTGGATTTCCCAGAAAAGAACAAACCATGGTGGTAATCCGAGATGTGGCTGAGGCCATTGCTGGACGGAAAGGACTAAATCCTCATAGTAGACTCTATGATCTCCCACGGAGTAGTACAGAAGTCAGGACCAATGACTACAATCCAGCCATTTTGCTAGCTTGGGAAGGCAATATGGATATCCAGTTCATTGGCGAACAATCTACAGCCCTCAACCGCTGCATTACAAAATACCTCTCCAAACCTGAGAAGAGTTACCCCTTTAGCATCATGAATGACATCAACTCAAACAAGTCTCTGACCAGCAGACTGTGGAATGTTGTACTCCGCAGTTTGTCCAACAGAGAATGTGGTGCACTTGAAGCAGCAGACAACCTCCTAGGCTTACCTCTCTATGGCACAGATCCGCAGACAACCATCAAGTGGATTGATGTATCAAAGGTATCTAGCCGCCGGCTGAAATCCAAAGAAAACATTGACATGCTAGCAAAAGAAAGTCCTGACTCAACTGACATCTACTTCCCTTCCTGGATTGACTCCTACTACCCAAAACGTCCTGAGGCTCTGCAAGACATGAGCCTCTATGATTTCATTGCATGGCATGATGTGGTGACAGAGAAGCCCAAAAATGAAAACATCCCTTGTTACATGTTTCCCTTTGGGTACATCAAAAAAAGACGCATCCCCTACCTAATCAATCATTACCATTACAGTGTACAAGACTGCCCAGAGGACTACTTCTATGCTATCCTCCTACTTTTCAAGCCATGGAAAGACAGAAGAGATATTCTTTCTGAAGGGTGTCATTCCTATGTGGAAGCCTTCCGTGCATGTAAGGATAACCTGCAAAAAGCTATGGCCTATCATGACCAACTACAACAAATAGCAGCAGCTGATGAGGAGGTAACTCGACTAgtagagaaaaaacaaaaggaaatagaGGCTGAAGAGGACAATGATATTCTAACAGAAGAACCTGAAAATCCAGTTTGCTTTGCTCCTCTGCAGGCTGCAGAGGCAGTGGCTGAATTCAGGGATGTGGCGGCACAACCTCTTCTACAAAATGTACAAGACATGCTCACGCGCCTTAATAAAGATCAGCAGAGAGTGTTTGACCACATTGCCAAAACTTTGCAACAACAAACTGAAACAAACGCCTCCATCCTCCGCATGTTTGTGAGTGGCACTGGAGGCACAGGGAAGACTTTTCTCATTCAAACTGTCGCAGCATGGGTGAGACAGAGCCTGGGAAAAGAAGTGGCAATCACAGCACCCACTGGAGTTGCAGCTCACAATATCAATGGGATGACCATTCGCAGACTACTAATGCTTCCAGTGGAGCATGGAAAAACACCAGTGTATCGTAACCTCTCTGATGAGGTACTGCAATGCCTTCGTACAGACATGCGAGACGTGACCCTCCTCATTATTGATGAGGTGTCCATGATTACCAACGTCACTTTATTGTACATCCATCTTCGTCTGTGTGAGATTTTCCAGACTGCTAACACAGATGATGGCTGGTTTGGAAAAATCAACATCTTACTTCTGGGGGATTTGTTACAGCTTCCACCTGTGCATGAGAATCCACCTTATGTGCCAGTTACTCAAGAGGAATTGCACAAACTGACTGGCTCCATGGGATCTGTGGATCTGTGGAATTTATTTGCATATGATGAACTCACAATCAATATGCGCCAGAAGCAGGACAGGACTTTTGAAAACCTCCTTAATCGTGCCCGACTTGGAGCCACCAACCAAGCTGATCACAGATTGTTGACTTCACACTTGATACCTATGGAAAGAGGCGATCTTTCCAGCtacaaaaaacaaattatcaaacaCATGAAAGACTTAGATGCCAAGGATCCAAGCTCAACCTGCATCATGCCTACTGTAGATGCCTGTAACCAGATCCAGACTGCCATACTTGATAGTATGCCAGGAGAGGACATTCATCTTATGGCAATTGACACTGTGGACTGCCCTCGTAACTTCCGAAGAAATGTGCTGAAAAAAATGAACGCCTGCAAGGCTGACTGCAGTCGGGCAGCTGGACTGGAAACTATCATACGAGTCAAAATAGGATGCAAACTGATGcttcgcaagaacattgacattgccactggtctcatcaatggggcaatagggaagcttcaagctgtttcctaccatctggaaaacacaagtatggtcaaaaccataaccatcaaatttaacaatggagtcacccatacctttgaACGCATgcgctcaaagtttgaaatcatggacagagtctacattgttcgagagcagttcccagtcgttggtgctcatgcaatcaccattcacaaatgccaggggatgactctaaatacagttatgatggatcttgGCAACTCCATTTTTTCCTGTGGACAAAGTTTTGTTGCACTTTCCAGAGTTACATCCTTAAGTGGTGTccatcttatcaactttgaccccacctgcattaaGGCACTTCAAACTGCAGTTGTAGAATACAATaggctcagagggatttattggCCTACGTTGATAAGCATGAAGGAGACCAATACACACAAGGGACAAAAG